From Thermomonas sp. XSG, one genomic window encodes:
- a CDS encoding response regulator transcription factor — protein sequence MSETTAAAPARILVIDDEPQIRKFLDIGLRAQGYRVESATDGEAGLQALATHGADLVILDLGLPDLDGHEVLARLREWSQAPVIVLTVRADEREKVAALDAGANDYVTKPFGVQELMARVRALLRSHATAGEAPPMFDDGRLRVDLARREVFLQGKPVQLARKEYALLALLLQHSGRVVTQPQILRTLWGGQHDHDTHYLRVLAGKLRQKLGDDAARPRWIATEPGVGLRFIGRNSTS from the coding sequence ATGAGCGAAACCACCGCAGCCGCGCCCGCGCGCATCCTCGTGATCGACGACGAGCCGCAAATCCGCAAATTCCTCGACATCGGCCTGCGCGCGCAGGGCTATCGCGTTGAAAGCGCGACGGATGGCGAAGCCGGCTTGCAGGCGCTTGCTACGCATGGCGCCGATCTCGTCATCCTCGACCTCGGTCTCCCCGATCTCGACGGGCACGAAGTGCTCGCGCGGCTACGCGAATGGTCGCAGGCACCGGTGATCGTGCTGACGGTGCGTGCCGATGAACGCGAGAAGGTCGCCGCACTGGATGCCGGCGCCAACGACTACGTGACCAAACCGTTCGGAGTCCAAGAGCTGATGGCGCGGGTGCGCGCCCTACTGCGTTCGCATGCCACCGCAGGCGAAGCGCCTCCGATGTTCGACGACGGTCGGTTGCGGGTGGACTTGGCGCGGCGCGAAGTTTTCCTGCAAGGCAAGCCCGTGCAACTGGCGCGCAAGGAATATGCACTCCTGGCCTTGCTCCTGCAGCATTCAGGCCGCGTGGTCACCCAGCCACAGATCCTGCGCACGTTATGGGGCGGCCAACACGACCACGACACCCACTATCTGCGCGTGCTGGCCGGCAAGCTGCGGCAAAAACTTGGGGACGATGCCGCTAGGCCGCGATGGATTGCTACCGAGCCCGGCGTAGGCCTGCGTTTTATTGGCAGAAATTCCACTTCTTGA
- a CDS encoding ATP-dependent helicase, whose amino-acid sequence MTEKAYTAEQVKVIEHDHGHAVVAAVAGSGKTETLVGRVRHLLRDHNPEQIAVVMFNRDARESFQNRFEKAIRTKPPEVRTFNSMGNKIVNRFVQNGLLPDAKIEDKDFRRTKIARECFSQVFKSLNGDDQAPERDLIESFIQFVLLVKSDVRSAEEVFEAGKYGKSAAGFVQAFLLYEQERKRLKLRFFEDQIYDPVKLMLHNPETQRYVANKVDHLIVDEAQDMNGIQIALLRILAGTRAQVMLVGDEDQAIYDWRGAKPDYLIRGFEEDFTNAKRYTLPHTFRFGHELSLAASHLITHNANRNPKISISAEGTPRTRIHCLGLALGLTGIGKHIERVLAEGTPPDDIAVLVRTYSLSVSIELELHQAGVPYYVYGRPPLTRIPEISALVGVLQMASGRWKRMNQDEIRFVIRSLLQRPALYLDKVAAQEVVDRVMDHPEGISDAIRSAITPKTQRFQADQIRDRADLLEIIATCTQPDEKVVEVIERYLQGTEFEKSIEKQSPTVEAADAILANVAAFKLIAARHEGTIEEFLDEIDPLIDSSKVDPPDEPHVWIGSIHRAKGAQWPVVFVPGMSARSFPRDNIDDASYEAERRLFYVAATRASDELYLVHPADPEFANATENIEATEERSLASPVSPFLWEMDLALARHAARAIETGGPFHTATVTRPNIANTYFKRFPYSQDWAYLRKPKVHRVAPSNQLNAAVLASGTRVTHEVFGSGVVDKWVDQKVVRVVFDNGDSRMLVAAHAPLKLADRSGDETIIDRVLSHIFRR is encoded by the coding sequence ATGACCGAGAAGGCCTATACCGCCGAGCAGGTGAAGGTGATTGAGCACGACCATGGTCACGCCGTGGTGGCTGCGGTCGCAGGATCCGGAAAGACAGAAACGCTTGTAGGTCGTGTCAGGCATCTACTGCGGGATCACAACCCCGAACAGATCGCTGTAGTTATGTTTAATCGTGATGCCCGGGAGTCCTTCCAGAACCGGTTTGAGAAAGCCATACGCACCAAGCCTCCTGAAGTGCGTACGTTCAATTCGATGGGCAACAAAATCGTCAACCGGTTCGTTCAGAACGGACTTCTCCCAGACGCCAAGATCGAAGACAAGGACTTTCGTCGGACGAAAATCGCTAGGGAATGCTTCTCTCAAGTATTCAAGAGCCTCAACGGCGATGACCAAGCTCCAGAAAGGGATCTAATCGAATCCTTTATCCAGTTTGTTCTGCTCGTGAAGTCCGACGTGCGTTCCGCTGAGGAGGTATTCGAAGCCGGCAAGTACGGAAAATCAGCCGCTGGCTTTGTGCAGGCCTTCCTCTTGTACGAACAGGAGCGGAAGCGACTGAAGCTCCGCTTCTTCGAGGATCAGATCTACGACCCTGTAAAGCTCATGCTCCACAACCCAGAGACCCAGAGGTATGTCGCCAACAAGGTCGATCACCTCATCGTCGATGAAGCGCAAGACATGAATGGCATTCAGATCGCGCTGCTTCGCATCCTGGCTGGCACGCGAGCGCAGGTGATGCTGGTAGGCGATGAGGACCAAGCAATCTATGACTGGCGCGGCGCTAAGCCGGACTACTTGATCCGCGGCTTTGAGGAGGACTTCACCAACGCGAAGCGCTACACACTTCCCCATACCTTCAGATTCGGTCATGAGCTGTCCCTTGCAGCCAGTCACCTCATCACTCACAACGCGAACCGAAACCCGAAGATCAGTATTTCGGCGGAGGGCACCCCTCGAACTCGGATCCATTGCCTAGGCCTGGCACTTGGTCTGACAGGAATAGGAAAGCACATCGAAAGAGTGCTGGCCGAGGGAACTCCGCCTGACGACATCGCAGTGCTTGTCCGGACTTATAGCCTAAGCGTATCCATCGAGCTGGAGCTTCACCAAGCGGGAGTCCCTTATTACGTCTACGGAAGACCACCTCTCACACGCATCCCGGAGATCAGTGCGCTGGTTGGCGTCCTGCAAATGGCTAGCGGGCGCTGGAAGCGCATGAACCAAGATGAAATTCGCTTCGTCATCCGGAGTCTGCTGCAACGCCCCGCCTTGTACCTGGATAAGGTCGCAGCGCAAGAAGTTGTCGACCGCGTCATGGATCATCCTGAAGGCATCTCTGATGCCATCCGCTCAGCAATTACTCCGAAGACTCAACGCTTCCAGGCTGATCAAATTCGTGACCGAGCCGACCTTCTGGAAATCATCGCCACGTGCACGCAGCCAGATGAGAAGGTTGTCGAGGTCATCGAACGGTATCTACAAGGAACGGAATTCGAAAAATCCATCGAAAAGCAGTCGCCGACCGTAGAGGCAGCAGATGCGATCTTGGCCAACGTCGCTGCGTTTAAGCTGATTGCTGCCCGTCACGAGGGCACCATTGAAGAGTTCCTTGACGAGATCGATCCCCTGATCGACTCGTCCAAAGTCGACCCTCCCGACGAGCCGCACGTATGGATCGGCTCCATACACAGAGCCAAAGGGGCCCAGTGGCCTGTCGTGTTTGTGCCCGGCATGTCAGCCAGGAGCTTTCCCCGCGACAACATCGATGATGCCTCCTACGAGGCAGAGCGCCGCCTGTTCTACGTCGCCGCCACGCGTGCCAGCGATGAGCTATATCTAGTCCATCCGGCGGACCCAGAGTTCGCGAATGCCACCGAAAACATCGAGGCAACAGAGGAGCGATCTTTGGCTAGCCCGGTGTCACCGTTCTTATGGGAGATGGACTTGGCCTTGGCACGTCATGCGGCTCGAGCGATTGAAACCGGAGGCCCTTTCCATACAGCCACTGTCACCCGCCCAAACATCGCCAACACCTACTTCAAGCGCTTTCCATATTCACAAGACTGGGCTTACCTGCGAAAACCGAAGGTGCATCGCGTTGCTCCAAGCAACCAGCTCAATGCTGCAGTACTTGCCTCCGGCACACGCGTGACCCACGAGGTCTTTGGCTCGGGTGTTGTGGACAAGTGGGTAGACCAAAAAGTGGTGCGCGTCGTATTCGACAACGGGGACAGTCGAATGCTGGTCGCGGCGCATGCTCCCCTTAAGCTCGCAGACCGATCTGGTGATGAAACGATCATCGATAGGGTACTTAGCCACATCTTCCGCCGCTAA
- a CDS encoding DUF932 domain-containing protein, which translates to MHLVETMAYTGEKPWHGLGNKLAPQQPIEVWRQQAGMDWKIEESEVRYITGNNNLGVINAFPEQKVLYRSDTRSPLAVVSKRFKVVQPGEILEFYRDLTNQSGFELETAGVLREGRKFWALARTGQSTTLKGRDKVDGYLLLATACDGTLATTAQFTSVRVVCNNTLRVALGNNNGAVKVPHRSEFDPEVVKRQLGITVASWDGFVARMKALVERPVDPDMVEGLLRRVLTYAAPDGRPDIVNEQALANVRALYEGGGRGAMLPSSRGTAWGLLNSVTEFVDHHRRARSDDHRRDAAWFGQGAQLKQRAWDEAMKLVA; encoded by the coding sequence ATGCATCTGGTGGAAACGATGGCCTATACGGGCGAGAAACCCTGGCATGGCCTTGGCAACAAGCTGGCCCCGCAACAGCCCATCGAGGTGTGGCGGCAGCAGGCCGGGATGGACTGGAAGATCGAGGAGTCCGAAGTCCGCTACATCACGGGCAACAACAACCTGGGCGTCATCAATGCCTTCCCGGAGCAGAAGGTGCTGTACCGCTCGGATACCCGTTCGCCGCTGGCGGTGGTGAGCAAGCGCTTCAAGGTCGTGCAGCCAGGGGAGATCCTGGAGTTCTACCGTGACCTCACCAACCAGAGCGGTTTCGAGCTGGAGACCGCGGGCGTGCTGCGCGAAGGGCGCAAGTTCTGGGCGCTGGCCCGTACCGGCCAGAGCACGACGCTCAAAGGCCGGGACAAGGTGGATGGCTACCTGCTGTTGGCCACGGCCTGCGACGGCACGCTGGCCACCACGGCGCAGTTCACCTCCGTCCGGGTGGTCTGCAACAACACCCTGCGGGTGGCGCTGGGCAACAACAACGGGGCGGTGAAGGTGCCGCATCGCAGCGAGTTCGATCCCGAGGTGGTCAAGCGGCAGTTGGGAATCACGGTGGCGTCCTGGGATGGGTTCGTGGCGCGGATGAAGGCGCTGGTGGAGCGCCCGGTAGATCCGGATATGGTCGAAGGGCTGCTACGCCGGGTGCTGACCTACGCCGCGCCCGATGGGCGTCCCGATATCGTCAACGAACAGGCGCTGGCCAACGTCCGCGCGCTGTACGAGGGCGGCGGGCGTGGGGCGATGCTGCCTTCCAGCCGCGGCACGGCCTGGGGGCTGCTGAACAGCGTCACCGAGTTCGTCGATCATCATCGGCGGGCGCGCAGCGATGACCACCGCAGGGATGCCGCCTGGTTCGGGCAAGGCGCGCAGCTCAAGCAACGGGCGTGGGACGAGGCGATGAAGCTGGTGGCGTAA
- a CDS encoding lambda-exonuclease family protein, with amino-acid sequence MKKQSALRLVDTRTMDREQWLEVRKGGIGSSDAAASVGLCPYKSQLELWMVKTGRTPTEAAPPGMDDPRYWGTLLEPYVAVAYSQKTDRKVRRCNAVLQHPTFPFMLANIDREVVGCPDVQILECKTAGEWGSKLWRDGVPEYVQLQVQHQLAVTNQQAADVAVLLCGQRLEIHRIERDEEVIARLMVLEARFWQYVTTDIEPPADGSESAGKALRQLYPGGGNTLDFCENRGLSDTFAELVALKDELEVRGKHAEQLKQTLQQAMGDAARAVFATGEVSFKRAQDGTSLDTKRLAQDHPDLVAQYSVPKPGARRFLISAKADHP; translated from the coding sequence ATGAAGAAGCAAAGCGCTCTGCGGCTGGTCGACACCCGCACCATGGACCGCGAGCAATGGCTAGAAGTCCGCAAGGGTGGCATCGGCAGCTCGGATGCCGCCGCCTCCGTGGGCCTGTGCCCGTACAAGAGCCAGCTCGAGCTGTGGATGGTGAAGACCGGCAGGACACCGACCGAAGCGGCGCCGCCCGGTATGGATGACCCGCGCTACTGGGGCACGCTGCTGGAGCCGTATGTGGCCGTGGCTTACTCCCAGAAGACCGACCGCAAGGTACGGCGCTGCAATGCCGTGCTCCAGCATCCGACGTTCCCGTTCATGCTGGCGAACATCGACCGGGAGGTCGTGGGCTGCCCTGACGTCCAGATTCTGGAATGCAAGACCGCCGGCGAATGGGGCTCGAAGCTCTGGCGGGACGGTGTGCCTGAGTACGTCCAGCTGCAGGTCCAGCACCAGCTGGCCGTCACCAACCAGCAGGCCGCCGATGTGGCGGTGCTGCTTTGCGGCCAACGGCTGGAGATCCATCGCATCGAACGCGATGAGGAGGTCATCGCCCGGCTGATGGTGCTGGAAGCTCGGTTCTGGCAGTACGTCACCACCGACATCGAACCGCCGGCTGACGGTAGCGAGTCCGCCGGTAAAGCCCTGCGCCAGCTGTATCCCGGTGGTGGTAACACGCTCGACTTCTGCGAGAACCGGGGCCTCTCGGACACCTTCGCCGAACTGGTGGCCCTGAAAGACGAGCTGGAGGTGCGCGGCAAGCACGCAGAGCAGCTCAAGCAGACCCTGCAGCAGGCCATGGGCGATGCCGCCCGCGCGGTCTTCGCCACAGGCGAAGTGAGCTTCAAGCGGGCCCAGGACGGCACCAGCCTCGACACCAAGCGCCTGGCCCAGGACCACCCGGACCTGGTGGCTCAGTACAGCGTCCCCAAACCCGGCGCACGCCGGTTCCTGATCTCGGCAAAGGCCGATCACCCTTAG
- a CDS encoding hydrolase or metal-binding protein — MLKGFAITPPVVGRISIGRVVERNGKRLPEKDDQFTLTSQVQNRDGWLLHPLDEALRQQGEGKLRSLPIRLLFNDPSLNLRADYNLFDRSTGRPVCVGNGETCRRSGQDGIESLPCPGSESCRFAEGQCKPYARFNVRIGDEDETGTFVLRTTSFNTIRTLAARLQYFHAVSGGLLACLPLELRLRGKSTTQSHRAPIFYVDLVVRSGMTLEEAITEARRLDAVRKEAGFDQAALDEAARLGFANGAFEELDEDGPAVVEEFFPDQQGSTAKPNGAPLKGLSGRLQEKVAIASTG, encoded by the coding sequence ATGCTCAAAGGCTTTGCAATCACCCCGCCCGTGGTGGGGCGGATCTCGATCGGACGTGTGGTCGAACGCAACGGCAAGCGCCTGCCCGAGAAGGATGACCAGTTCACCCTCACCAGCCAGGTGCAGAACCGGGATGGCTGGTTGCTGCATCCGTTGGACGAGGCGCTACGCCAGCAGGGAGAAGGCAAGCTGCGCAGTCTTCCCATCCGGCTGTTGTTCAACGATCCGAGCCTGAACCTGCGCGCCGACTACAACCTGTTCGACCGGAGCACGGGGCGGCCGGTGTGCGTGGGCAATGGCGAGACCTGCAGGCGCTCAGGCCAGGACGGCATCGAGAGCTTGCCCTGTCCCGGATCGGAGTCTTGCCGTTTTGCCGAAGGCCAGTGCAAGCCATACGCCCGCTTCAATGTGCGCATCGGCGACGAGGACGAGACCGGCACCTTCGTGCTGCGGACGACATCGTTCAACACCATCCGCACGCTGGCGGCACGGCTGCAGTACTTCCACGCGGTTTCGGGAGGACTGCTCGCCTGTCTGCCGCTGGAACTGAGGTTGCGGGGCAAGTCCACAACCCAGAGCCACCGGGCGCCGATCTTCTATGTCGACCTGGTGGTTCGATCCGGGATGACGCTGGAAGAGGCCATCACCGAGGCCCGGCGTCTGGATGCGGTGAGAAAAGAGGCCGGGTTCGACCAGGCCGCGCTGGATGAGGCGGCACGCCTGGGCTTCGCCAATGGCGCGTTCGAGGAGCTGGACGAGGACGGACCGGCCGTGGTCGAGGAGTTCTTCCCCGATCAGCAGGGCTCGACCGCAAAGCCGAATGGCGCTCCGCTAAAGGGGCTCAGCGGCCGCCTTCAGGAGAAGGTCGCCATCGCCAGCACGGGCTAA
- the radC gene encoding DNA repair protein RadC, with product MESEAMPGSRLYVRGEQRRYRVANADEIIEAARTVAGQRMQRGESFTDPQASSRFFQDKLAGLEREVFAAVFLDTRHRLIEYVELFQGTIDGAEVHPREVARQALRCNAAAVIVSHNHPSGTTDPSAADRAVTARLRQALALVDVRLLDHIIVGGAKSMSMAERGWA from the coding sequence ATGGAATCCGAAGCAATGCCGGGCAGCCGGTTGTACGTGAGAGGTGAGCAGCGGCGCTACCGCGTCGCCAATGCGGACGAGATCATCGAGGCGGCAAGGACCGTCGCAGGCCAGCGGATGCAGCGCGGGGAATCGTTCACGGATCCGCAGGCCTCCAGTAGGTTCTTCCAGGACAAGCTGGCAGGTTTGGAGAGGGAGGTCTTCGCGGCGGTCTTCCTGGACACTCGCCATCGGCTTATCGAGTACGTGGAACTGTTTCAGGGAACCATTGATGGGGCCGAGGTTCACCCACGGGAAGTGGCCCGGCAGGCGCTTCGCTGCAATGCCGCTGCCGTGATCGTGTCTCATAACCACCCTTCAGGCACCACGGATCCGTCAGCGGCAGATCGGGCGGTGACTGCCCGGCTCAGGCAGGCCTTGGCGCTGGTGGATGTTCGATTGCTCGATCACATCATCGTGGGTGGGGCGAAATCGATGTCGATGGCCGAGCGTGGATGGGCTTAG
- a CDS encoding DUF4258 domain-containing protein: MHKTKHFQKRMSQRGISRDMVDLVLSYGQPEGDKVILSRKASARLMEAARTLAKILDKGGLVVVASGEAQLTTYNYQGRGH; this comes from the coding sequence ATGCACAAGACGAAGCACTTCCAGAAGCGCATGAGCCAGCGTGGTATCAGCCGCGACATGGTGGATCTCGTTCTCAGCTATGGGCAGCCCGAGGGAGACAAAGTCATCCTCAGCCGTAAGGCATCGGCCCGCTTGATGGAGGCGGCTCGTACCCTCGCCAAGATCTTGGACAAGGGCGGCCTGGTCGTTGTGGCCAGTGGTGAGGCTCAACTGACCACGTATAACTACCAAGGTCGGGGCCATTGA
- a CDS encoding N-6 DNA methylase: MSNDHAGQVLLQVQDLLRKSPLGSRESGLLAFQLLTWAQLSTQNRVAADTTIDAALAFGASGIVEALARLALVDGPIGQAFGDAPRYAQVSGDYIVAAATAAKRLAEGGIFERFSAADVAIVPLQDSSDFFTVPCEVAHLMVRLISNDVPRSVYCPWESSGQFVGNMLDRDARLYVEAPYQAPMPALLSLFRSSPTEIVLTDPLRSPSAVKGGHLEKFDAALSVPPWNMSANEDVALTDLYGRFPIQKATGNGLHVQHIVAQTEGKAAVIVPNSFLFGPGRDREVREYLLGKGWVKAVIALPAGLFNSTSMPSALLLLDTRESSRDVNFVDATQPYFTKALTKSRTTLKNTDAILEYCIGSGEKPSLVDELDGTLAARIDGGAILANDASLQVDRYVIASEQRAMQAALSSMHTVELGDIVNVLNPIPNKDRGADSPTAFEVYEVGAADLPSVGYIRTPERKIHVKLSTRRSGNSDDVFLRPYDLVLVVKGSTGKIGIVPANVPPPGPGAWIAGQSAVVLRATNREVDLRGLGLWLRSKLGQQLLDSIKSGATIPMMSIATLRRLKVIAMIPAWTELAIEVLEEEDDLQHQIEVLQDQQASIAEQLWNELLK; encoded by the coding sequence ATGTCGAACGATCACGCAGGACAAGTGCTGCTTCAGGTTCAGGACCTGCTTCGCAAGTCGCCCTTGGGTTCCCGTGAGTCCGGCCTGCTGGCCTTCCAGCTGCTGACCTGGGCCCAGCTGTCCACTCAGAACAGGGTGGCAGCGGACACCACGATCGATGCCGCATTGGCCTTTGGTGCCTCTGGAATCGTGGAAGCACTCGCCCGGCTAGCCTTGGTTGATGGACCGATTGGCCAAGCGTTCGGCGACGCTCCGCGCTACGCCCAGGTTTCAGGGGACTACATCGTCGCCGCGGCAACCGCAGCAAAACGCCTCGCTGAGGGCGGGATCTTTGAGCGCTTCTCTGCGGCCGATGTCGCAATCGTCCCGCTGCAAGACAGCTCCGACTTCTTCACGGTTCCCTGCGAGGTGGCGCACCTCATGGTTCGCCTCATCAGCAACGATGTACCTCGGTCGGTCTATTGCCCTTGGGAGTCCAGTGGCCAATTCGTGGGCAACATGCTGGATCGGGATGCGCGCTTGTACGTGGAAGCGCCCTATCAGGCGCCAATGCCGGCCCTCTTGAGTTTGTTCCGATCCTCGCCCACGGAAATCGTGCTCACAGATCCATTGCGATCTCCTTCCGCGGTCAAAGGCGGACATTTGGAGAAGTTCGATGCCGCGCTGTCGGTGCCGCCGTGGAATATGTCGGCGAACGAGGACGTGGCTTTGACCGATCTCTACGGTCGGTTTCCGATACAGAAGGCCACGGGCAATGGGCTTCATGTGCAGCACATAGTGGCTCAGACGGAAGGCAAAGCTGCCGTCATCGTTCCCAACAGTTTCCTGTTCGGGCCTGGCAGGGACCGTGAGGTGCGTGAGTATCTGCTCGGCAAGGGCTGGGTCAAGGCCGTTATCGCCTTGCCGGCTGGGTTGTTCAACAGCACAAGTATGCCATCCGCTTTGCTGTTGCTGGACACGCGAGAAAGTAGCCGAGATGTGAACTTTGTCGACGCGACGCAGCCGTACTTCACCAAGGCGCTCACAAAGAGTCGCACGACCCTCAAGAACACTGACGCCATCCTGGAGTACTGCATCGGTTCCGGCGAGAAGCCTTCGCTTGTCGATGAACTGGATGGAACGCTCGCAGCTCGCATCGATGGTGGTGCGATCCTGGCGAACGACGCATCTCTGCAAGTGGATCGCTATGTAATCGCAAGCGAGCAGCGTGCCATGCAAGCAGCGCTTAGCAGCATGCATACCGTGGAGCTGGGCGATATCGTCAACGTTCTCAACCCCATTCCCAACAAGGACCGCGGCGCTGACTCGCCGACGGCATTTGAGGTCTATGAGGTAGGTGCTGCTGATCTTCCTTCAGTTGGTTACATCCGGACGCCGGAACGGAAGATCCACGTAAAGCTATCCACCCGCCGGTCGGGCAATTCCGATGATGTGTTTCTCCGTCCTTACGATCTGGTACTCGTCGTCAAGGGTAGTACGGGCAAGATCGGCATCGTGCCCGCCAACGTCCCGCCGCCTGGTCCTGGAGCGTGGATTGCCGGCCAGTCAGCGGTGGTGCTGCGCGCCACAAATCGGGAAGTGGACTTGCGCGGACTCGGATTGTGGTTGCGATCGAAGCTGGGTCAGCAGCTGCTGGACAGCATCAAGTCCGGTGCAACCATTCCGATGATGTCGATTGCAACACTGCGTAGGCTCAAGGTGATTGCCATGATCCCGGCGTGGACTGAACTCGCCATCGAAGTGTTGGAAGAGGAGGACGACCTCCAGCACCAGATTGAAGTCCTCCAAGACCAGCAAGCAAGCATCGCCGAGCAGCTCTGGAATGAGCTCCTTAAATAA